Proteins from one Plodia interpunctella isolate USDA-ARS_2022_Savannah chromosome 3, ilPloInte3.2, whole genome shotgun sequence genomic window:
- the Tlk gene encoding serine/threonine-protein kinase tousled-like 2 isoform X5 gives MSAGSQIQMAPQTTVNTGQPLHNQDSNMSTGSSHSDKEVDALTPEKSAAMRGSNSVPGAALVPPSGATPTIAMPERKRKRKGEEGVGGGGGGGGKQRHNSDKNIREYFSKHPSSSPGRHTGAKSPSPQGANYPMYPPSPSSLLPTGASFLSSATQQRLISSVKQVQTELTCQRIQELETQASSDLELRNNRIEELTRSNEELKHQVQAQSKVIEQHKSHINKCIEVVKKLLNEKSTIEKKEARARCMQNRLRLGQFVTQRVGATFQENWTDGYAFQELTRRQEEITAEKEEIDRQKKLLFKKRPSNSEGGGGRGKRALSAAASTPAPQPPQPPQPPPLHNGTDQPTFLKPDPLPSMTWQEYYEADEILKLRQSALKKEDADLQLEMEKLERERNLHIRELKRIHNEDQSRFSQHPVLSERYLLLMLLGKGGFSEVHKAFDLREQRYTACKVHQLNKDWKEDKKANYIKHALREYNIHKALDHPRIVKLYDVFEIDGNSFCTVLEYCNGHDLDFYLKQHKTIPEREARSIVMQVVSALKYLNEIKPPVIHYDLKPGNILLTEGNVCGEIKITDFGLSKVMDEENYNPDHGMDLTSQGAGTYWYLPPECFVVGKNPPKISSKVDVWSVGVIFYQCLYGKKPFGHNQSQATILEENTILKATEVQFANKPTVSNEAKSFIRACLAYRKEERIDVFGLARHEYLQPPMPKPRGATLASGAGAGAAPPAAFSAGLFSAGAGSSS, from the exons GGTCGTCCCATAGTGATAAGGAAGTAGATGCTTTGACACCTGAAAAGTCTGCTGCTATGCGAGGCTCCAATAGTGTACCAGGGGCTGCACTGGTGCCGCCAAGTGGTGCTACTCCTACTATTGCTATGCCAGAAAGAAAACGAAAACGgaaag GAGAAGAAGGAGTTGGCGGGGGAGGAGGTGGTGGCGGCAAGCAGCGACATAATTCTGATAAGAATATTAGAGAATACTTCTCTAAGCACCCCTCCTCGAGCCCTGGTCGGCACACTGGTGCCAAATCCCCTTCACCGCAAGGAGCCAACTACCCTATG TACCCACCGTCACCTTCGTCGCTGCTGCCCACAGGAGCCAGTTTTTTAAGTTCGGCCACGCAGCAGCGGCTTATATCTTCTGTTAAACAG GTTCAAACAGAACTGACATGTCAGAGGATACAAGAGTTAGAAACTCAAGCATCATCTGATTTAGAGCTAAGGAATAATAGAATAGAAGAATTAACAAGAAGTAATGAAGAACTGAAGCATCAAGTGCAAGCACAGAGCAAG GTAATAGAGCAACACAAATCACACATCAACAAGTGTATAGAAGTCGTTAAGAAATTGTTAAATGAGAAGAGTACtatagaaaagaaagaagCCCGGGCGCGGTGTATGCAGAACAGGCTTCGGCTGGGGCAGTTCGTGACGCAGCGGGTCGGGGCCACCTTCCAGGAGAATTGGACTGATGGATATGCTTTCCAAGAACTTACGAG GCGGCAAGAGGAGATCACGGCGGAGAAGGAGGAGATCGACCGGCAGAAGAAGCTGCTGTTCAAGAAGCGGCCGTCCAACAGCGAGGGCGGCGGCGGACGCGGCAAGCGGGCGCTGAGCGCGGCCGCCAGCACGCCGGCGCCGCAGCCGCCGCAGCCGCCGCAGCCGCCGCCGCTGCACAACGGCACCGACCAGCCCACCTTCCTCAAGCCCGACCCGCTGCCCTCCATGACCTGGCAGGAGTACTACGAGGCTGACGAGATCCTCAAG TTAAGACAAAGTGCTTTAAAGAAAGAAGATGCAGATTTGCAGCTAGAAATGGAGAAattagaaagagaaagaaatcTTCACATACGAGAACTGAAACGGATACATAATGAGGATCAAAGTCGCTTTTCACAACATCCAGTATTGTCAGAACG GTACCTGCTACTAAtgctgctgggcaaaggtggATTCAGCGAGGTTCACAAGGCGTTCGACCTGCGTGAACAGCGCTACACCGCCTGCAAGGTGCACCAGCTCAACAAGGACTGGAAGGAAGACAAGAAGGCCAACTATATCAA ACACGCGCTAAGAGAATACAACATCCACAAAGCCCTGGACCACCCGCGCATAGTCAAGTTGTACGACGTGTTCGAGATAGACGGAAACTCTTTTTGCACCGTGCTGGAGTACTGCAACGGCCATGATCTTGACTTTTATCTCAAGCAG cACAAGACAATCCCCGAGCGCGAAGCCCGGTCGATCGTGATGCAGGTGGTGTCGGCGCTGAAGTATCTGAACGAGATCAAGCCGCCGGTGATCCACTACGACCTGAAGCCCGGCAACATCCTGCTGACGGAGGGCAACGTCTGCGGCGAGATCAAGATCACCGACTTCGGGCTGTCCAAGGTCATGGACGAGGAGAACTACAACCCCGACCACGGCATGGATCTCACCAGTCAGGGCGCGGGCACTTATTG GTACCTGCCACCCGAGTGTTTTGTAGTCGGCAAGAATCCGCCAAAGATCAGTAGCAAAGTGGACGTGTGGAGCGTGGGCGTGATCTTCTATCAGTGTCTCTACGGCAAGAAGCCCTTCGGACACAACCAGAGCCAGGCCACCATTTTGGAAGAGAACACCATTCTCAAGGCCACCGAGGTCCAGTTCGCTAACAAACCCACAGTCAGCAACGAGGCTAAG AGCTTCATCCGCGCGTGCCTGGCGTACCGCAAGGAGGAGCGCATCGACGTGTTCGGGCTGGCGCGGCACGAGTACCTGCAGCCGCCCATGCCCAAGCCTCGCGGCGCCACGCTGGCctccggcgccggcgccggcgccgcgccgcccgccgccTTCTCCGCCGGTCTGTTCTCCGCCGGCGCCGGCTCCTCGTCCtag
- the Tlk gene encoding serine/threonine-protein kinase tousled-like 2 isoform X4 — MTEKILFPGPGVKMEHFQTALDPRKQELLEARFLGAKMSAGSQIQMAPQTTVNTGQPLHNQDSNMSTGSSHSDKEVDALTPEKSAAMRGSNSVPGAALVPPSGATPTIAMPERKRKRKGEEGVGGGGGGGGKQRHNSDKNIREYFSKHPSSSPGRHTGAKSPSPQGANYPMYPPSPSSLLPTGASFLSSATQQRLISSVKQVQTELTCQRIQELETQASSDLELRNNRIEELTRSNEELKHQVQAQSKVIEQHKSHINKCIEVVKKLLNEKSTIEKKEARARCMQNRLRLGQFVTQRVGATFQENWTDGYAFQELTRRQEEITAEKEEIDRQKKLLFKKRPSNSEGGGGRGKRALSAAASTPAPQPPQPPQPPPLHNGTDQPTFLKPDPLPSMTWQEYYEADEILKLRQSALKKEDADLQLEMEKLERERNLHIRELKRIHNEDQSRFSQHPVLSERYLLLMLLGKGGFSEVHKAFDLREQRYTACKVHQLNKDWKEDKKANYIKHALREYNIHKALDHPRIVKLYDVFEIDGNSFCTVLEYCNGHDLDFYLKQHKTIPEREARSIVMQVVSALKYLNEIKPPVIHYDLKPGNILLTEGNVCGEIKITDFGLSKVMDEENYNPDHGMDLTSQGAGTYWYLPPECFVVGKNPPKISSKVDVWSVGVIFYQCLYGKKPFGHNQSQATILEENTILKATEVQFANKPTVSNEAKSFIRACLAYRKEERIDVFGLARHEYLQPPMPKPRGATLASGAGAGAAPPAAFSAGLFSAGAGSSS; from the exons GGTCGTCCCATAGTGATAAGGAAGTAGATGCTTTGACACCTGAAAAGTCTGCTGCTATGCGAGGCTCCAATAGTGTACCAGGGGCTGCACTGGTGCCGCCAAGTGGTGCTACTCCTACTATTGCTATGCCAGAAAGAAAACGAAAACGgaaag GAGAAGAAGGAGTTGGCGGGGGAGGAGGTGGTGGCGGCAAGCAGCGACATAATTCTGATAAGAATATTAGAGAATACTTCTCTAAGCACCCCTCCTCGAGCCCTGGTCGGCACACTGGTGCCAAATCCCCTTCACCGCAAGGAGCCAACTACCCTATG TACCCACCGTCACCTTCGTCGCTGCTGCCCACAGGAGCCAGTTTTTTAAGTTCGGCCACGCAGCAGCGGCTTATATCTTCTGTTAAACAG GTTCAAACAGAACTGACATGTCAGAGGATACAAGAGTTAGAAACTCAAGCATCATCTGATTTAGAGCTAAGGAATAATAGAATAGAAGAATTAACAAGAAGTAATGAAGAACTGAAGCATCAAGTGCAAGCACAGAGCAAG GTAATAGAGCAACACAAATCACACATCAACAAGTGTATAGAAGTCGTTAAGAAATTGTTAAATGAGAAGAGTACtatagaaaagaaagaagCCCGGGCGCGGTGTATGCAGAACAGGCTTCGGCTGGGGCAGTTCGTGACGCAGCGGGTCGGGGCCACCTTCCAGGAGAATTGGACTGATGGATATGCTTTCCAAGAACTTACGAG GCGGCAAGAGGAGATCACGGCGGAGAAGGAGGAGATCGACCGGCAGAAGAAGCTGCTGTTCAAGAAGCGGCCGTCCAACAGCGAGGGCGGCGGCGGACGCGGCAAGCGGGCGCTGAGCGCGGCCGCCAGCACGCCGGCGCCGCAGCCGCCGCAGCCGCCGCAGCCGCCGCCGCTGCACAACGGCACCGACCAGCCCACCTTCCTCAAGCCCGACCCGCTGCCCTCCATGACCTGGCAGGAGTACTACGAGGCTGACGAGATCCTCAAG TTAAGACAAAGTGCTTTAAAGAAAGAAGATGCAGATTTGCAGCTAGAAATGGAGAAattagaaagagaaagaaatcTTCACATACGAGAACTGAAACGGATACATAATGAGGATCAAAGTCGCTTTTCACAACATCCAGTATTGTCAGAACG GTACCTGCTACTAAtgctgctgggcaaaggtggATTCAGCGAGGTTCACAAGGCGTTCGACCTGCGTGAACAGCGCTACACCGCCTGCAAGGTGCACCAGCTCAACAAGGACTGGAAGGAAGACAAGAAGGCCAACTATATCAA ACACGCGCTAAGAGAATACAACATCCACAAAGCCCTGGACCACCCGCGCATAGTCAAGTTGTACGACGTGTTCGAGATAGACGGAAACTCTTTTTGCACCGTGCTGGAGTACTGCAACGGCCATGATCTTGACTTTTATCTCAAGCAG cACAAGACAATCCCCGAGCGCGAAGCCCGGTCGATCGTGATGCAGGTGGTGTCGGCGCTGAAGTATCTGAACGAGATCAAGCCGCCGGTGATCCACTACGACCTGAAGCCCGGCAACATCCTGCTGACGGAGGGCAACGTCTGCGGCGAGATCAAGATCACCGACTTCGGGCTGTCCAAGGTCATGGACGAGGAGAACTACAACCCCGACCACGGCATGGATCTCACCAGTCAGGGCGCGGGCACTTATTG GTACCTGCCACCCGAGTGTTTTGTAGTCGGCAAGAATCCGCCAAAGATCAGTAGCAAAGTGGACGTGTGGAGCGTGGGCGTGATCTTCTATCAGTGTCTCTACGGCAAGAAGCCCTTCGGACACAACCAGAGCCAGGCCACCATTTTGGAAGAGAACACCATTCTCAAGGCCACCGAGGTCCAGTTCGCTAACAAACCCACAGTCAGCAACGAGGCTAAG AGCTTCATCCGCGCGTGCCTGGCGTACCGCAAGGAGGAGCGCATCGACGTGTTCGGGCTGGCGCGGCACGAGTACCTGCAGCCGCCCATGCCCAAGCCTCGCGGCGCCACGCTGGCctccggcgccggcgccggcgccgcgccgcccgccgccTTCTCCGCCGGTCTGTTCTCCGCCGGCGCCGGCTCCTCGTCCtag
- the Tlk gene encoding serine/threonine-protein kinase tousled-like 2 isoform X6, with product MHDYKSGVNVNYVGLLSSLSKRSSHSDKEVDALTPEKSAAMRGSNSVPGAALVPPSGATPTIAMPERKRKRKGEEGVGGGGGGGGKQRHNSDKNIREYFSKHPSSSPGRHTGAKSPSPQGANYPMYPPSPSSLLPTGASFLSSATQQRLISSVKQVQTELTCQRIQELETQASSDLELRNNRIEELTRSNEELKHQVQAQSKVIEQHKSHINKCIEVVKKLLNEKSTIEKKEARARCMQNRLRLGQFVTQRVGATFQENWTDGYAFQELTRRQEEITAEKEEIDRQKKLLFKKRPSNSEGGGGRGKRALSAAASTPAPQPPQPPQPPPLHNGTDQPTFLKPDPLPSMTWQEYYEADEILKLRQSALKKEDADLQLEMEKLERERNLHIRELKRIHNEDQSRFSQHPVLSERYLLLMLLGKGGFSEVHKAFDLREQRYTACKVHQLNKDWKEDKKANYIKHALREYNIHKALDHPRIVKLYDVFEIDGNSFCTVLEYCNGHDLDFYLKQHKTIPEREARSIVMQVVSALKYLNEIKPPVIHYDLKPGNILLTEGNVCGEIKITDFGLSKVMDEENYNPDHGMDLTSQGAGTYWYLPPECFVVGKNPPKISSKVDVWSVGVIFYQCLYGKKPFGHNQSQATILEENTILKATEVQFANKPTVSNEAKSFIRACLAYRKEERIDVFGLARHEYLQPPMPKPRGATLASGAGAGAAPPAAFSAGLFSAGAGSSS from the exons ATGCACGACTATAAAAGCGGTGTTAACGTAAACTATGTCGGTCTACTGAGCTCCTTGTCAAAAA GGTCGTCCCATAGTGATAAGGAAGTAGATGCTTTGACACCTGAAAAGTCTGCTGCTATGCGAGGCTCCAATAGTGTACCAGGGGCTGCACTGGTGCCGCCAAGTGGTGCTACTCCTACTATTGCTATGCCAGAAAGAAAACGAAAACGgaaag GAGAAGAAGGAGTTGGCGGGGGAGGAGGTGGTGGCGGCAAGCAGCGACATAATTCTGATAAGAATATTAGAGAATACTTCTCTAAGCACCCCTCCTCGAGCCCTGGTCGGCACACTGGTGCCAAATCCCCTTCACCGCAAGGAGCCAACTACCCTATG TACCCACCGTCACCTTCGTCGCTGCTGCCCACAGGAGCCAGTTTTTTAAGTTCGGCCACGCAGCAGCGGCTTATATCTTCTGTTAAACAG GTTCAAACAGAACTGACATGTCAGAGGATACAAGAGTTAGAAACTCAAGCATCATCTGATTTAGAGCTAAGGAATAATAGAATAGAAGAATTAACAAGAAGTAATGAAGAACTGAAGCATCAAGTGCAAGCACAGAGCAAG GTAATAGAGCAACACAAATCACACATCAACAAGTGTATAGAAGTCGTTAAGAAATTGTTAAATGAGAAGAGTACtatagaaaagaaagaagCCCGGGCGCGGTGTATGCAGAACAGGCTTCGGCTGGGGCAGTTCGTGACGCAGCGGGTCGGGGCCACCTTCCAGGAGAATTGGACTGATGGATATGCTTTCCAAGAACTTACGAG GCGGCAAGAGGAGATCACGGCGGAGAAGGAGGAGATCGACCGGCAGAAGAAGCTGCTGTTCAAGAAGCGGCCGTCCAACAGCGAGGGCGGCGGCGGACGCGGCAAGCGGGCGCTGAGCGCGGCCGCCAGCACGCCGGCGCCGCAGCCGCCGCAGCCGCCGCAGCCGCCGCCGCTGCACAACGGCACCGACCAGCCCACCTTCCTCAAGCCCGACCCGCTGCCCTCCATGACCTGGCAGGAGTACTACGAGGCTGACGAGATCCTCAAG TTAAGACAAAGTGCTTTAAAGAAAGAAGATGCAGATTTGCAGCTAGAAATGGAGAAattagaaagagaaagaaatcTTCACATACGAGAACTGAAACGGATACATAATGAGGATCAAAGTCGCTTTTCACAACATCCAGTATTGTCAGAACG GTACCTGCTACTAAtgctgctgggcaaaggtggATTCAGCGAGGTTCACAAGGCGTTCGACCTGCGTGAACAGCGCTACACCGCCTGCAAGGTGCACCAGCTCAACAAGGACTGGAAGGAAGACAAGAAGGCCAACTATATCAA ACACGCGCTAAGAGAATACAACATCCACAAAGCCCTGGACCACCCGCGCATAGTCAAGTTGTACGACGTGTTCGAGATAGACGGAAACTCTTTTTGCACCGTGCTGGAGTACTGCAACGGCCATGATCTTGACTTTTATCTCAAGCAG cACAAGACAATCCCCGAGCGCGAAGCCCGGTCGATCGTGATGCAGGTGGTGTCGGCGCTGAAGTATCTGAACGAGATCAAGCCGCCGGTGATCCACTACGACCTGAAGCCCGGCAACATCCTGCTGACGGAGGGCAACGTCTGCGGCGAGATCAAGATCACCGACTTCGGGCTGTCCAAGGTCATGGACGAGGAGAACTACAACCCCGACCACGGCATGGATCTCACCAGTCAGGGCGCGGGCACTTATTG GTACCTGCCACCCGAGTGTTTTGTAGTCGGCAAGAATCCGCCAAAGATCAGTAGCAAAGTGGACGTGTGGAGCGTGGGCGTGATCTTCTATCAGTGTCTCTACGGCAAGAAGCCCTTCGGACACAACCAGAGCCAGGCCACCATTTTGGAAGAGAACACCATTCTCAAGGCCACCGAGGTCCAGTTCGCTAACAAACCCACAGTCAGCAACGAGGCTAAG AGCTTCATCCGCGCGTGCCTGGCGTACCGCAAGGAGGAGCGCATCGACGTGTTCGGGCTGGCGCGGCACGAGTACCTGCAGCCGCCCATGCCCAAGCCTCGCGGCGCCACGCTGGCctccggcgccggcgccggcgccgcgccgcccgccgccTTCTCCGCCGGTCTGTTCTCCGCCGGCGCCGGCTCCTCGTCCtag